TTAAGTGATTACAAATATCATGTGGCCTAAAGACGGCATTTTTTTAAAAGCCGTATGGCTTGCGCTGTACGCGACTCAAATATTTATTTGCATCATCGTCATCGATGAACTTTTCTTTTACCGGATTCCAACGCAATTTTCGTTTGGTGTGCATAGCAATGTGGTGCAACAAACAGGTTGAACAAGCGCGATGGCCAATTTCAGCCGTCGCAATATTCGGTTTGCGGGAAATTATTGAATCCAGCCAATTCCCATGTTGTTCTTCACTGCGATACAAATGAATTTCGTTAGGACCAATAACGCTGCTCAATATTTTGGGATCGCTCGCCGTGAGCGGATCAATTTTTGGGCCGCTTGGATCACTCGCCGTAACTGGGCCACTGCGCGTCACAAAAATCCAACCGTCTTCGCCAATAAATTTAACACCGTTGGGTAAATCGCCCGAGATTGTCATAAGCACGCCGTTGGCGTAGCGTGCAAATGTTTTAAATTTTCCGTGCACATTCCATAAGCCGCTGGTGGGAAATTCTGCATCGCCCCAAATTTCAATGGGACCCGTGTGTTCGGTATCCATCCCCCAATGCGCAATATCGACGTGATGCGTGCCCCAACCGGTAATCATCCCCGAGCCAAATTGCTCGCAGCGCAACCACCCCGGGCGATCAAAACCAACCTGTGGATGCACGCGCGTTTCGGTGTAATAAACTTCAGGTGTAGAACCCAACCAGGCATCGTAATTAAGATTAGGCGGCACTGGCATTGGCGGCGCCTCCGGGCCCGAAGGGTCACCCGGCAAACCAATTTCAACTTCCAAAATTTTTCCAACACGGCCATTGCGCACTAACTCACACGCACGATGAAATTGTGGCCAGGGATTTAACGAGCGCTGTTGCGAACCAATTTGTAAAATTTGTTTGCTTTTGGCAACTGTATTGGCGAGCTGACGTCCCTCATGAATCGTTAGCGATACCGGCTTCTGCAAATACACATCTTTCTTTGCACGAATTGCATGCGCTGCTAAAACGGCGTGCTGGTGATCTGGAGTTGAAATAATAACGGCATCAATATCTTTATTGGCAAGTAAATCACGGTAATTAGAATAGGTAAGAGTGCCGTTGTAATCGCGCGCTGTTTTCTTCGCATAATTTTCATCAACCAATTGCTTGCCTGCTGCAAGCCGATTGGTATCGACATCACACACTGCCAGTACATGCGCGTGATCATATTTCCAAACTTCTGGCATATCATGACTACGCGAGATTCGGCCCACTCCTATAGCACCCACATTAATGCGATTGCTCGGTGCATTTTTTCCAAATACGCTGGAGGGAACAATAAGCGGAAATCCAACGGCTGCCGTTACACCAATACCTGATTTTAAAAATTTACGTCGACTAAATTTGTTATTTTTCATACTGGCACCTTATGCGCTTTGTTTGCATTGGTCGTTCAACTATTCGATTAAGCCACCACCGGTTTAGTTGCGTTTTTCTGCGCTTTTAATACAAGTTCCGCAGCTAACAACGCCTGCTCTTGGTTTTGCGAAATTTCAGTGCGGTTTACAATATCTGCTACAAACTCTTCGCCGAAAGGCAATTTCACATTGCTGCAATCCAGATAGCGCGTTGCTTTTTTATCGACAATAACTAAATGGTTTCCACCTGATTTACCTGCAGGATCAACATATTTCCGCAACTCAATATAACCTTCAGTACCCAAAATAAATAAACGGCCATCACCCCATACTCCCAAGCCATCGGGCGTAAACCAATCAACGCGCACATAACCTGTGCCGCCATTTCCCGTTAGCATCATATCCCCAAAGTCTTCAAAATTTGGGCGATGCGGATAGGCAAGATTTCCTGCTTGCGACGCCACGACTTTTGCTTTGGTTGAATTGGTATAAAACAAAAACTGGTCAGCTTGATGTGAGCCTATATCTGTAAGAATTCCACCATACCGACTTTTTTCAAAAAACCACGCAGGCCGAACAGGTTCGTTAACGCGATGAGGTGCGAGATTAACTGTTTGGATAACTTTACCAATTGCACCTGCATGCACTAGCTCGCCAGCTTTGACGGCAGACGGAACTTCTAAGCGCTCCGAATACATAATTGCGAATTTACGTTTGGTTTCTTTAATTGTTTTGCGCACGTCACTCAATTGTTTTAGTGTGGTAATTGCAGGCTTATCGCTAAGGAAATCTTTTTCGGATTTCATAACTCGAATACCCAAGGGAGCGCGTTGATCAGGAATAGGTGCAGCCAGAACCAATTGAATGGATTTATCCTGTAAAATTTCATCTTCAGATTCCGCAACTTTCACATCGCCGAATTGTTTGCGGAAATCTGCTAATTGTTTTTCTTTTAAACCTTCGGTGTTGGTGGAAAGCACCGAAACTAATTCACCGCCACCGCGCAATACTGCAGCAGTCATACTCATAATGTGGGAATGATCCAAACCAATTACTGAAAATTTTACTTTGTATTTTGGTTTTGTATCTTCCGAAGAAGGTTTTACTGTTTCACGGATTATTTTTCCTGCATCTGCCTGCGCAAAACTTTCACTTGCAATTGATGCCATGCTTGCAAGCCCGGCCATTTGCAAAAAACTTCTTCTATCTAATGGATTCATTTGTTGTCACCTGTAGAGCTGGAAGATTGTTGCTTCGCCAATAATTTCGTTTCCGTAGACTGCCAATTAACCACGTGGTAAACAGCTGGCACTGTGCCTATGTTTCGCAAAGCGTGAAGGGAGTTGGTGGAATTAAAAACAACAGAACCCGGACCCAACTTTTTTCGCTCACCGTTAGATAGCACCTCCACAGTTCCCTCGCGGATAATTACCAGTTCTTCATTAACATGTCGGTGCGGCGCATGTGAATTTTGGCCCGGCAACAAAGTTGTGACATGCAATTCAAGTTCATCAAGCGT
The window above is part of the Cellvibrio zantedeschiae genome. Proteins encoded here:
- a CDS encoding Gfo/Idh/MocA family protein produces the protein MKNNKFSRRKFLKSGIGVTAAVGFPLIVPSSVFGKNAPSNRINVGAIGVGRISRSHDMPEVWKYDHAHVLAVCDVDTNRLAAGKQLVDENYAKKTARDYNGTLTYSNYRDLLANKDIDAVIISTPDHQHAVLAAHAIRAKKDVYLQKPVSLTIHEGRQLANTVAKSKQILQIGSQQRSLNPWPQFHRACELVRNGRVGKILEVEIGLPGDPSGPEAPPMPVPPNLNYDAWLGSTPEVYYTETRVHPQVGFDRPGWLRCEQFGSGMITGWGTHHVDIAHWGMDTEHTGPIEIWGDAEFPTSGLWNVHGKFKTFARYANGVLMTISGDLPNGVKFIGEDGWIFVTRSGPVTASDPSGPKIDPLTASDPKILSSVIGPNEIHLYRSEEQHGNWLDSIISRKPNIATAEIGHRACSTCLLHHIAMHTKRKLRWNPVKEKFIDDDDANKYLSRVQRKPYGF
- a CDS encoding Gfo/Idh/MocA family protein, whose amino-acid sequence is MNPLDRRSFLQMAGLASMASIASESFAQADAGKIIRETVKPSSEDTKPKYKVKFSVIGLDHSHIMSMTAAVLRGGGELVSVLSTNTEGLKEKQLADFRKQFGDVKVAESEDEILQDKSIQLVLAAPIPDQRAPLGIRVMKSEKDFLSDKPAITTLKQLSDVRKTIKETKRKFAIMYSERLEVPSAVKAGELVHAGAIGKVIQTVNLAPHRVNEPVRPAWFFEKSRYGGILTDIGSHQADQFLFYTNSTKAKVVASQAGNLAYPHRPNFEDFGDMMLTGNGGTGYVRVDWFTPDGLGVWGDGRLFILGTEGYIELRKYVDPAGKSGGNHLVIVDKKATRYLDCSNVKLPFGEEFVADIVNRTEISQNQEQALLAAELVLKAQKNATKPVVA
- a CDS encoding cupin domain-containing protein; translation: MISRRDISVAFISVCLTCISFSFASSAVPLISASVYDWNNMDVKKTDVGEYRQVIKGPTATLDELELHVTTLLPGQNSHAPHRHVNEELVIIREGTVEVLSNGERKKLGPGSVVFNSTNSLHALRNIGTVPAVYHVVNWQSTETKLLAKQQSSSSTGDNK